A window from Saprospiraceae bacterium encodes these proteins:
- a CDS encoding acetylxylan esterase, which yields MPLQFIKIPNRVISVAFLFFIIVFSYAQPSEQFVKVVVAPDHNDWTYKTGENVKFTISILQNGNLLKNAVVKYEIGPEKMELQKKDSLSLPEGRLVVDAGTMKEPGFLRCVVIAMVNGKSYRGLATAAFNPLMIEPAVIKPDDFTAFWDNAKAELSKIPMDARMTLLPERCTENVNVYHVNLQNYRFNTRLYGILCVPKKEGKYPAVLQVPGAGVRPYMGDISNAEKGFITFQIGIHGIPVNMDVSVYNNLMAGALSGYWNYNLDDKDRFYYKRVYLGCVRANDFIVSLPQYDGKNLGVVGGSQGGALSIITAALDQSVKYWAAYYPALSDLTGYLKGRAGGWPHLFDKNNLAFNNTREKINTAGYYDVVNFAKQLKVPGFYTMGFNDETCPPTSMYAAYNVITAPKELYIAQETGHWTYPEQSEKLTNWLMNKLKGQ from the coding sequence ATGCCTTTACAATTTATCAAAATACCCAACCGGGTTATTTCTGTTGCCTTTTTATTTTTTATTATTGTATTCAGTTACGCCCAGCCTTCAGAACAATTTGTAAAAGTTGTGGTTGCACCTGATCATAATGACTGGACCTATAAAACAGGTGAAAATGTAAAATTTACCATCAGCATCCTTCAGAACGGAAACCTCTTAAAAAATGCGGTAGTTAAATATGAGATAGGACCTGAAAAAATGGAGCTGCAAAAAAAAGATTCACTGTCCTTACCGGAAGGAAGACTGGTCGTGGATGCAGGCACCATGAAAGAGCCTGGTTTTCTGCGTTGCGTCGTTATCGCCATGGTGAATGGGAAATCTTACCGCGGATTAGCTACAGCTGCATTCAATCCATTGATGATAGAACCCGCAGTAATAAAGCCTGATGATTTTACAGCATTCTGGGATAATGCAAAAGCTGAGCTTTCTAAAATCCCTATGGACGCAAGGATGACCTTATTACCGGAACGCTGCACCGAAAATGTAAACGTATATCATGTCAACCTTCAGAACTACAGATTCAACACAAGATTGTATGGTATTTTATGTGTACCGAAAAAAGAAGGAAAGTATCCTGCTGTATTGCAGGTTCCGGGCGCTGGTGTAAGGCCATATATGGGTGATATTTCCAATGCTGAAAAGGGGTTTATTACTTTTCAGATAGGCATACATGGCATTCCTGTAAACATGGATGTATCAGTGTACAACAACCTCATGGCTGGCGCCTTGTCAGGTTACTGGAATTATAATCTGGATGACAAGGACCGGTTTTACTATAAAAGAGTGTATCTCGGTTGTGTTCGGGCCAATGATTTTATTGTTAGCCTTCCGCAGTATGACGGAAAAAATCTGGGTGTGGTAGGTGGCAGCCAGGGTGGTGCATTATCTATCATTACAGCGGCGCTCGATCAAAGTGTAAAATACTGGGCAGCCTATTATCCTGCATTGTCTGATCTCACCGGTTATCTAAAGGGCCGTGCCGGTGGCTGGCCGCATTTGTTTGACAAAAACAATCTGGCATTTAATAACACCAGGGAAAAGATAAATACTGCCGGCTATTATGATGTAGTCAACTTTGCAAAGCAACTAAAAGTACCGGGATTCTATACGATGGGATTTAATGATGAAACATGCCCGCCTACTTCCATGTATGCTGCATATAATGTCATTACAGCACCAAAAGAACTGTACATCGCACAGGAAACCGGTCATTGGACCTATCCCGAACAGAGTGAAAAATTGACCAACTGGCTGATGAATAAGTTGAAGGGGCAATAA
- a CDS encoding FAD-binding protein, which translates to MFDQIKAKFTGELYFNSADKDNAIKRVYATDASEYQELPLAVALPKTENDIKTLVEYAAQSGTHLIPRAAGTSLAGQVVGNGVVVDISKHFTQIIELNPTEKWVRVQPGVIRDDLNVYLKPFGLMYGPETSTSNRAMIGGMIGNNSCGLHSIIWGTARDHLLECKAILADGSEVVFRDLTEAEYFEKCNQKDFEGEIYRRINGLLTDHKNQTTIREGFPSKNIKRRNTGYALDFLLNQVSFDHAEPFNLCQLIAGSEGTLCFITEAKLQLLDLPPSAVAMVAVHTASIHDALLANLVAMEHHCAASELVDHFILEFTKTNPHQSKNRSFIEGERNAILMVEFFGTDEANLIEKCQQLISELKDKKLGYAYPILQGEESKKAWEVRKGGLGLLRNLPGDAKPVNLIEDFAVVPKDLPEYIEKLETLLKKHGLQYAMYAHAGAGELHVEPIINLKTTEGVVLFRTILTETATLAKSYGGSLSGEHGDGRLRGEFIPFMMGQDVYRLFKDVKYVFDPKNVFNTGKIVDAPPMDQSLRYQTESKVKEVKTTYNFSDQGGFLRLAEKCSGSGDCRKTAVSGGTMCPSYMATRHEKDTTRARANILRQFLTNQETNVVTDHEVKEILDLCLSCKACKSECPSSVDIAKMKGEFLQNYYDRHGVPFRAKLIGNFSRQMALASYFPGIFNFLFGTPSLRKIINRIVGFHPERSMPYLSQETFHHWYKINKPEKDRISGKKVYVFCDEFTNYNDAEVGKKLILLLRTLGYNPVIPDHTESGRAYMSKGMIKQAKNIAVTNVQMLKDIISADTPLIGIEPSAILSFHDEYPDLVPESERESAKKLGKHSLLFEEWFANEIDKGEISRERFTTVNKKVILHGHCHQKAIVGTDATKKVLSFPQNYQVITLNTGCCGMAGSFGYEKEHYDLSMQVGELVLFPSIRAEDQNVIVAASGTSCRHQIKDGTGRHSQHAIEILYDALAI; encoded by the coding sequence ATGTTTGATCAAATTAAAGCAAAATTTACCGGCGAATTGTATTTTAATAGTGCTGACAAAGACAACGCTATCAAAAGAGTATATGCCACCGATGCTTCTGAATATCAGGAACTTCCCCTTGCAGTAGCTTTACCAAAAACAGAAAATGATATTAAAACTTTAGTCGAATATGCTGCACAATCAGGTACTCACCTGATACCACGTGCCGCTGGAACATCACTGGCAGGACAGGTCGTGGGAAATGGGGTAGTGGTGGATATTTCAAAACATTTTACTCAGATCATCGAATTAAATCCAACAGAAAAATGGGTTCGGGTGCAACCGGGAGTCATCAGGGACGATCTCAATGTTTATCTGAAGCCCTTTGGACTCATGTATGGCCCTGAGACATCCACATCCAACAGGGCAATGATAGGTGGTATGATAGGAAACAATTCATGTGGGCTGCATTCGATCATTTGGGGTACTGCACGGGATCATTTATTGGAATGTAAGGCCATTCTTGCTGATGGGAGTGAGGTTGTTTTCAGAGATTTGACCGAAGCAGAATATTTTGAAAAATGTAATCAGAAAGACTTTGAAGGCGAGATTTACAGGAGGATAAATGGTCTTCTTACAGATCACAAAAATCAAACAACCATCCGAGAAGGTTTTCCATCAAAAAATATAAAGAGGCGCAACACAGGATATGCGCTGGATTTTTTATTAAATCAGGTGAGCTTCGATCATGCTGAGCCATTTAATTTGTGCCAACTCATCGCCGGATCAGAAGGTACGTTGTGTTTTATCACCGAGGCAAAACTACAATTATTGGATCTTCCCCCTTCGGCAGTAGCCATGGTAGCCGTACATACAGCAAGTATTCACGATGCATTGTTGGCCAATCTGGTTGCTATGGAGCATCATTGTGCCGCTTCAGAACTCGTTGACCATTTTATTCTTGAATTTACTAAAACCAATCCGCACCAGTCAAAAAACAGATCATTTATAGAAGGTGAGCGCAATGCCATTCTGATGGTTGAATTTTTTGGAACGGATGAAGCCAATCTTATAGAAAAGTGTCAACAATTGATCAGTGAATTAAAGGATAAAAAATTGGGATATGCTTACCCAATTCTGCAGGGTGAAGAGAGCAAAAAGGCTTGGGAAGTACGTAAAGGAGGCCTTGGATTGTTAAGGAACCTTCCCGGAGATGCCAAACCGGTCAATCTCATTGAGGATTTTGCAGTAGTTCCAAAGGATTTGCCGGAATATATTGAAAAATTGGAAACATTATTAAAAAAACATGGATTGCAGTACGCCATGTATGCCCATGCAGGAGCCGGAGAATTGCACGTTGAGCCGATTATCAATTTAAAAACAACAGAAGGAGTGGTGCTGTTTCGGACAATCCTGACTGAAACTGCCACTTTGGCCAAATCATATGGTGGCTCATTATCAGGAGAACACGGAGATGGCAGGCTGCGCGGCGAGTTTATACCATTTATGATGGGGCAAGATGTGTATCGGCTTTTCAAGGATGTAAAGTATGTTTTTGATCCCAAAAATGTATTCAATACGGGAAAAATTGTCGATGCTCCACCCATGGATCAGTCCCTGAGATATCAAACGGAAAGCAAAGTTAAAGAAGTAAAAACAACCTATAATTTTTCAGATCAGGGTGGTTTTTTGCGGTTGGCAGAAAAGTGTAGTGGTTCAGGCGACTGCAGAAAAACAGCCGTCAGTGGCGGTACCATGTGCCCCAGTTATATGGCGACAAGACATGAAAAAGATACCACACGTGCACGGGCGAATATCCTGAGACAATTTCTGACAAATCAGGAAACCAATGTGGTGACCGATCATGAAGTAAAAGAAATTCTCGATTTATGCCTTTCCTGCAAAGCATGTAAATCAGAATGTCCTTCCAGTGTGGACATTGCTAAAATGAAGGGTGAATTTCTTCAAAACTATTATGACCGTCATGGAGTACCTTTCAGAGCAAAGCTGATAGGTAATTTTTCAAGACAAATGGCTCTGGCATCTTATTTTCCCGGTATTTTCAATTTTTTATTTGGCACTCCTTCATTGCGAAAAATCATCAATAGAATTGTTGGATTTCATCCGGAACGCTCCATGCCGTATCTTTCACAGGAGACATTTCACCATTGGTATAAGATAAACAAACCTGAAAAAGATAGAATATCAGGCAAAAAAGTCTATGTTTTTTGTGATGAGTTTACCAATTACAATGATGCTGAAGTAGGCAAAAAACTGATACTACTCTTGCGTACGCTGGGATATAATCCTGTCATCCCTGATCACACTGAAAGTGGTCGTGCATATATGTCCAAAGGTATGATCAAACAAGCTAAAAATATTGCTGTCACCAACGTTCAAATGCTTAAAGATATCATTTCTGCCGATACACCTCTGATAGGAATAGAACCATCGGCGATTTTATCTTTCCATGATGAATATCCGGATCTGGTCCCCGAAAGTGAAAGGGAATCAGCAAAAAAACTTGGAAAGCATAGTCTTTTGTTTGAAGAGTGGTTTGCCAATGAAATAGATAAAGGAGAAATCTCAAGAGAACGATTTACAACTGTAAATAAAAAAGTCATCCTTCATGGCCACTGTCATCAAAAAGCAATAGTCGGAACAGACGCAACAAAAAAAGTGCTCTCATTTCCACAAAATTATCAGGTGATCACCCTCAATACGGGATGTTGCGGTATGGCAGGTTCATTTGGATACGAAAAAGAACATTATGATCTGTCGATGCAGGTGGGAGAGTTAGTATTATTCCCTTCTATCAGAGCAGAGGATCAAAATGTAATAGTAGCTGCTTCTGGTACCAGTTGCAGACACCAGATCAAAGATGGTACAGGGAGACATAGCCAGCATGCTATTGAGATTCTTTATGATGCTTTAGCCATCTGA